The following coding sequences are from one Streptomyces sp. NBC_00536 window:
- a CDS encoding tetratricopeptide repeat protein: protein MQCSRCGADIDTGSLLLIRDHEVAKTVQLLRGELDFLRCAAGDPTTIPAKVFYWASAERSMILSPGSPEIGTPDEVRELLRERLAQGWDGAEREDEQQEGEEWEGGSYLADSPDHFRDLVAALLRLRIKAVLPWITEADEGEFDARWRELTGAVYSALGVAAAGALPQVAVDPGNGVTGLAICQVRTWQNLCEAWAIRARGLPRTFEEDLRTYVDSSPPIGDALSRFSAAVARISRTGAKGEREWFYCARAVEAVLHHRAGLPNPAAFDWAVEYLRLELRLKKSWIGTSITERIRLGGHHVRPTVSAFELGRLIEVEKGIRISAFDKRPRRVSRRWNKTEERIHQAAVRAGHPNLAVRLAEQVVIRIPRNEFATTLAQMIDELGVNALSVIRAQIYAGLAHHGTDADFDLVHDALVRQIGPVNATALLGEALITARNAAGTLRLLERLRDVERPEDFRRSDLSDVRALALTLTGRTEEALAEIGDQDAWFTTERRLTALHPFPHKHEIATAVVLRECGRVDQALALLEEQWAKLRPSLRPYVAVELAPAYFTTGRFGDAVTLLRQALAHAVEFSSLITPVVRAQLQYALLRDQGESDEELWDLALHSLDISEQGQFTDSGTMPYNPVADLYAAMARLEVLRRGAPGAEPGTLDDLPRLRAQSATRGDCFVHLQTARAEALAEEIRGGTPDWAGLERLAAERYGVDPPVECFLRPAVTAVSAVAAGAVSAVDVSAAADPAATAFPSDTLQSALALVRKADRLVGRAMERFSDFEQAAGVEVAYPGDLREIQGALLAAAGPGGPVGTGELQRTVEELWRDPARRMLAPGGFADDRALTGFCDRTGLARTAVLEQVEHGPDRRSLVLTLIEAGHAPVTEVVMPLDNLGPLAARLGTRIANWTPSRPGDPLDVPQWRTFTSTLHAVLSQRLGADDHVVVIESPQLYRLPWHLALGPSWTCSYAPSWGSLMLRPDAPVARPAVGAVCAPRFGESRAVEAALTASLAASRAEAAAAELVFASADREHADAAALVRILESSDLCTLLCHGMVDTGSASVSLLLSSEGRRPPGDSLAAARSGLAAHRFDWRSATAVSRSPSAIFSAACSSGLNHPRGGQQVGLFSALRHRGLRTLVAPRWDILAEQVLPVLNRCRALVLSGSPPGVALRSSCLEAEQSGVPGWIAWSMALEGDW, encoded by the coding sequence GTGCAATGCAGCCGTTGCGGGGCGGACATCGACACCGGATCCCTCCTGCTGATCCGGGACCACGAGGTCGCGAAGACGGTCCAACTGCTCCGCGGGGAGCTGGACTTCCTGCGCTGCGCGGCGGGGGACCCCACCACCATTCCCGCCAAGGTCTTCTACTGGGCGTCCGCCGAGCGAAGCATGATCCTCTCTCCCGGGTCGCCCGAGATCGGGACGCCCGATGAAGTGCGGGAGCTGCTGCGCGAGCGGCTGGCACAGGGGTGGGACGGCGCGGAGCGGGAGGACGAGCAGCAGGAGGGCGAGGAGTGGGAGGGCGGGAGCTACCTCGCCGACTCGCCCGACCACTTCAGGGACCTGGTCGCCGCCCTCCTGCGGCTCCGGATCAAGGCGGTGCTCCCGTGGATCACCGAGGCGGACGAGGGGGAGTTCGACGCGCGCTGGCGGGAGCTGACCGGGGCGGTGTACTCCGCGCTGGGCGTCGCCGCGGCCGGGGCGCTGCCGCAGGTCGCCGTCGACCCCGGTAACGGCGTCACCGGCCTGGCCATCTGTCAGGTGCGGACGTGGCAGAACCTCTGCGAGGCGTGGGCGATACGGGCGCGCGGGCTGCCGAGGACCTTCGAGGAGGACCTCCGTACGTACGTCGACAGCTCACCGCCCATCGGCGACGCGCTCAGCCGGTTCTCCGCGGCCGTGGCCCGCATCTCGCGCACGGGGGCCAAGGGCGAGCGCGAGTGGTTCTACTGCGCCCGCGCCGTCGAAGCCGTCCTCCACCACCGGGCCGGCCTGCCGAACCCGGCGGCCTTCGACTGGGCGGTGGAGTACCTGCGCCTGGAACTGCGGCTGAAGAAGTCCTGGATCGGCACGTCGATCACCGAACGGATCCGGTTGGGCGGGCACCACGTACGCCCCACCGTGTCGGCCTTCGAACTCGGCCGCCTCATCGAGGTCGAAAAGGGGATCCGCATCAGCGCGTTCGACAAGCGGCCGCGCCGGGTGTCCAGGCGGTGGAACAAGACGGAGGAGCGCATCCACCAGGCGGCGGTCCGGGCGGGCCACCCGAACCTCGCGGTGCGGCTCGCCGAACAGGTCGTCATCCGCATTCCCCGGAACGAGTTCGCCACCACCCTGGCCCAAATGATCGACGAACTCGGCGTCAACGCCCTCAGCGTGATCCGCGCCCAGATCTACGCGGGACTCGCGCACCACGGCACGGACGCGGACTTCGACCTGGTCCACGACGCCCTGGTGCGGCAGATCGGGCCGGTGAACGCGACCGCGCTGCTGGGCGAGGCGCTCATCACCGCGAGAAACGCGGCGGGCACCCTGCGCCTGCTGGAACGCCTGCGGGACGTCGAAAGGCCAGAAGACTTCCGACGGTCGGACCTGTCCGACGTCCGGGCCCTCGCACTGACCCTCACCGGCCGCACCGAGGAGGCGCTCGCCGAAATCGGGGACCAGGACGCCTGGTTCACCACCGAGCGCCGGCTCACCGCGCTCCACCCGTTTCCGCACAAGCACGAGATCGCCACCGCCGTCGTGCTCCGCGAGTGCGGCCGGGTCGACCAGGCCCTGGCTCTGCTGGAGGAGCAATGGGCGAAGTTGCGGCCGAGCCTGCGCCCGTACGTCGCCGTGGAGCTGGCGCCGGCGTACTTCACCACCGGCCGGTTCGGTGACGCCGTGACGCTGCTGAGGCAGGCCCTGGCCCACGCGGTGGAATTCTCCTCGCTCATCACCCCGGTCGTCCGGGCGCAGCTCCAATACGCACTCCTCCGCGATCAGGGGGAGTCCGATGAGGAGCTGTGGGACCTGGCGCTGCACTCGCTGGACATCAGCGAACAGGGGCAATTCACGGACTCCGGCACCATGCCGTACAACCCGGTCGCGGACCTCTACGCCGCCATGGCCCGGCTGGAAGTGCTGCGCCGCGGGGCCCCCGGGGCCGAACCCGGCACCCTCGATGATCTGCCGCGCCTGCGCGCGCAATCCGCCACCCGTGGAGACTGCTTCGTCCACCTCCAGACCGCCCGGGCCGAGGCCCTGGCCGAGGAGATCCGCGGCGGAACCCCCGACTGGGCGGGCCTCGAACGGCTGGCCGCCGAACGGTACGGAGTCGATCCGCCGGTCGAATGCTTCCTGCGCCCCGCGGTCACGGCGGTCTCGGCGGTCGCGGCGGGTGCGGTCTCGGCCGTCGACGTCTCCGCCGCCGCGGACCCGGCCGCCACCGCGTTCCCGTCCGACACGCTCCAGAGCGCCCTGGCACTGGTACGGAAGGCCGACCGGCTCGTCGGCCGGGCGATGGAGAGGTTCTCCGACTTCGAGCAGGCCGCCGGCGTAGAGGTGGCGTACCCGGGAGACCTGCGGGAGATCCAGGGAGCCCTCCTGGCCGCCGCGGGACCCGGGGGACCCGTGGGAACCGGTGAACTGCAGCGGACCGTGGAGGAGTTGTGGCGGGACCCGGCCCGGCGGATGCTCGCCCCCGGCGGATTCGCCGACGACCGGGCGCTCACCGGTTTCTGTGACCGGACGGGCCTCGCCCGCACCGCCGTCCTCGAACAGGTCGAACACGGCCCCGACCGGCGGTCGCTGGTGCTGACGCTGATCGAGGCGGGGCATGCTCCCGTCACGGAAGTCGTCATGCCGCTGGACAACCTCGGCCCGCTCGCCGCCCGCCTCGGCACCCGCATCGCCAACTGGACGCCGAGCCGCCCCGGTGACCCGCTGGACGTCCCGCAGTGGCGGACCTTCACCAGCACGCTCCATGCCGTGCTCTCGCAGCGGCTCGGCGCCGACGACCACGTGGTCGTCATCGAGTCGCCCCAGCTGTACAGGCTGCCGTGGCACCTCGCACTCGGCCCGTCCTGGACGTGCTCCTACGCGCCGAGCTGGGGATCGCTCATGCTGCGGCCGGACGCCCCGGTCGCGCGCCCGGCCGTCGGTGCGGTGTGCGCACCGCGGTTCGGCGAGTCCCGGGCCGTCGAAGCGGCCCTGACGGCGTCCCTGGCCGCGAGCCGGGCCGAAGCGGCCGCGGCCGAGCTGGTCTTCGCCTCGGCGGACCGGGAACACGCGGACGCCGCCGCGCTCGTCCGCATCCTCGAAAGCTCCGACCTCTGCACACTGCTCTGCCACGGCATGGTCGACACCGGCAGCGCGTCGGTATCGCTCCTGCTCTCGTCCGAGGGGCGGCGGCCTCCGGGTGACTCCCTGGCCGCCGCCCGTTCCGGCCTCGCCGCCCACCGGTTCGACTGGCGGTCCGCGACGGCCGTCTCCCGGTCCCCGTCCGCGATCTTCTCCGCGGCGTGTTCGAGCGGCCTCAACCACCCCCGCGGCGGCCAGCAGGTCGGCCTGTTCAGCGCCCTGCGCCACCGTGGCCTGCGCACCCTGGTCGCGCCGCGCTGGGACATCCTCGCCGAGCAGGTGCTGCCGGTCCTCAACCGCTGCCGCGCCCTCGTACTGTCCGGCAGCCCGCCGGGCGTTGCCCTGCGTTCGTCCTGTCTGGAAGCGGAACAGTCCGGCGTACCCGGATGGATCGCCTGGTCGATGGCTCTGGAAGGTGACTGGTAG